DNA sequence from the Azospirillum thiophilum genome:
AAACGTCCGCCGCAAGACGGCGGACAGGCCGGATCAGCCACAGGTTGAGCGCCAGACTGACCAGCGCCGCGCCGCCGATCACCGCGGCCATCGGGATGGCGGTGCCGTTGGCCATCAGCCCGACGCCCCAGCCCGACAGGGCGCCGATGCTGAATTGCAGCATGCCGGCGAGCGCCGACGCGGTGCCGGCCATCTGCGGAAAGGCCTGAAGCGCGCCCGCCATGGAGTTGGCGAAGCAGAACCCGGTCAGCGACATGAACAGGAACAGGCAGCCGACCAGCCCCCACAGGCCGCCCCAGCCGTTGGCGACGCAGACGACCAGCAGAATCCCGCTCGCCGCCGACAGCCAGACGCCGATCCTGAGCATCCTGTCCGACCCGAAACGCATCACCGCCCGGCTGTTCAGCGTGTTGACGATGATCATGCCGACGATGTTCAACCCGAACAGGAAGCCGTAATTCTCCGGCTGCACGCCGAACAGCTCGATATAGACGAAAGGCGAGCCGGAGATGAAGGCGAACATCCCGGCATAGATGAAGGACGAGCCCACCGCATAGCCGAGATAGCGGCGGTCGGTCAGCAGCCTGCGGTAGGACTCCGCCAGCACCATGGGCCGCAGGCTGGTGCGCCGCGTCGTCGGATGGGTCTCCGGCAAGGTGGCCAGCGCCAGCATCGCCACCGCGCCGAACAGCGCCTGGGCCCAGAAGATCCAGCGCCAGTTGGCCCAGACCAGGATCTGGCCGCCGATCAGCGGCGCGATGATCGGAGCCGCCCCCATCACCAGCATCATCATCGACAGCACGCTGGCGGCGCGGTCGCGTGCGAACACGTCGCGGATCATGGCGCGGACCAGCACCGGCCCGGCGCAGGCCCCGACCGCCTGCACGAAGCGCCAGGCCGCCAGATGGGTGACGTCGGTGGTCAACGAACAGCCGACGCAGCCGACGGCATAGAGCAGGATGCCGGTCGCCACCGGCAGCCGCCGGCCGAACCGGTCGCTCAACGCCCCCCACAGCAGCTGCCCGACGCCGAAGCCCAGGAAGAAGGCCGACAGCGTCCATTGCACCTGATCCTGCGGCGCGTGCAGGTCGCGGCCGATCTGCGGCATGCCGGGCAGATACATGTCGGTGCCCATCGGGCCGAACGACATCAGCACGCCGAGCGCCGCGATGAAGAAGGGGCTTTCGGCAGGCGAACGGGCACGGACGGCGGCAAGGCGCGCGAACATCAGCGAATCCGAATGATATTGGGAGGAGGGAAATCGGCCGGACAGGGTCCGCAGCCTGTAAGCTGATCCGTCCGCCGCCGGGCGCAAAGTCCTGTCTCGGCATGGCAGCCTTGACCGGTGCGCGACAGGCGGGACCCGCGACAATCCGGGCCCGCCGCAGGTTTTTGGACGGCGCCCCCGGCGGCGTCGCCGTCTTCCTGGCCGCGGCGCAACATGATTCTGGTTCCAACCGGAAAAGCATGCCTAAAATTGACTCTGCGTCACGGGGTTCACACAGCCGGAGGCCACGCCATGCCCCACCCCACCCGCCGGTCCGTCCTGCTGTTCGGCACTGCCGGAGCCGCGGTCGCCCTGACCGCGCTGCCGCGACATTCATCCGCCGCGACCAAGTTCCGGCCCGGTCTCGTCTATGCGGCCGGACAGAAGTTCGACAAGAGCTTCAACGAGGGGGCCTTCACCGGGGCGGAGCGGTTCACGGCGGCAACCGGCGTCCCGGTCATGGAGTATCTGCCAGCCAGCCCGGCGCAGTTCGAACAGGGGGTCGCCGCCCTGCTGCGGCGCGGGGCGACGGACATCGCCGCCGTCGGTTTCTATTATGCCACCGCGCTGGCCCGGCTGGCGCCGGCGCATCCGGCGGTGCGCTTCACCCTGGTCGATGCGGTGGCTGAGGGGCCGAACATCCGCTGCGTCA
Encoded proteins:
- a CDS encoding Bcr/CflA family multidrug efflux MFS transporter, which produces MFARLAAVRARSPAESPFFIAALGVLMSFGPMGTDMYLPGMPQIGRDLHAPQDQVQWTLSAFFLGFGVGQLLWGALSDRFGRRLPVATGILLYAVGCVGCSLTTDVTHLAAWRFVQAVGACAGPVLVRAMIRDVFARDRAASVLSMMMLVMGAAPIIAPLIGGQILVWANWRWIFWAQALFGAVAMLALATLPETHPTTRRTSLRPMVLAESYRRLLTDRRYLGYAVGSSFIYAGMFAFISGSPFVYIELFGVQPENYGFLFGLNIVGMIIVNTLNSRAVMRFGSDRMLRIGVWLSAASGILLVVCVANGWGGLWGLVGCLFLFMSLTGFCFANSMAGALQAFPQMAGTASALAGMLQFSIGALSGWGVGLMANGTAIPMAAVIGGAALVSLALNLWLIRPVRRLAADV